Sequence from the Panicum virgatum strain AP13 chromosome 5N, P.virgatum_v5, whole genome shotgun sequence genome:
ACAATAGAATGCAGAACAAAAAGGAGCATACCTCAATAGGATCCTGCTTCCTGGCTACAAGGTACCGAGCTTTCCCAGATTGCGTCAAAATGCATAACGCGGCATGTGCATCCTCCTGATCGCAGAAGAAGCTATTGAATCTGCTAATCGTAACAACACATGCCGATGTCCAGTGAGAGTCACTCAATTGCCTAGCAATATCTGCAGCCCTTTCCTGCAGTGGACTAGCAGAGAAACAAATAAGAATTCCAGCATTCTACCTAGCAACAACTACACTTGGGTCCATCATTTTGACATACCTCGACCAACGATTTGAACACGAGGATGTCCTCCTGCGAAACAGGCCGCCTCGAGCTGATGGCCATCTGGCTCACCCTCCTGACCAGCTGGTACAGGCTCCCTGTGGACGGATCGATCAGCTCGGATTTGAGCAGTATGTCCCCATCTGCACGCATCTCTTCCTGCAAAATGAGCAGTAAATTTAAAATCCAGTTTCCCCGATCACCGTAGTAACAACATAATCTGAAATTGAGGTGGGAAGGACAGACCAGAACTTGCGGCAAGCAGAGCGGTGTGAGCCCCCCGGGACGCGCGAACCAAGCATTCGTCACCTGCAATTTGTCGCCGTCGTCGCGTCAGAgtgggatggagggagggagggagggagcgaaCCCAAGTGAGTTAGGGAGGAATCGGGTTGCTTACGAGGTGGGCGggggcggagcagcggcggagCCGGCGCGCGACGCGAAGCAGGAGGTCCTTCCAGAAGAGGAGCGTGGGGTGGGGCCAGTCGCGGCGCTGCCCCGTGAAGGCCTTGAACCTGGCGCGGAGGTCGGCACTGTCGGGGTCGTCCCACCAGCCGGCCGCGCCCACCTccgcccgcaccgccgcctcccacTCCTCCCGTTCCCCCTCGCCGGGAACCATAGGCGGGGTAcgctgctgccgcggcggcgggctcgcctGGAAGCGAGATACGAATTGCGGCAGCGGGTGGGTTTCGTTCGAGAACCGCGTTGAGAAGAcagggagaagagaagagagtaGGGAAATGGGGAATTGGGTCGAGGCCTGTGGCGGTCGGTTTGGTTCGTTTGCGTTAGAGAGCTAGGCCACTTTCGGCCCAGTTTCAATCAGGCCACCAGGCCTATGAAGCCTCTGACCAGGTCTGTACACAGCCCAAGCACTTTCAGGCCATTTTCAGGGCCGGCGAGCCGAGCCCACACGGTTCACTCGTGGGCTCGTGGCGTGGACAAGCTTTGACAGCACGCAGGGCAACAGACTCTGGAGGAGACGGGCATGGGcgccattttttttttttgaagcctcTACAGCTCTACCTAGATGAgaggcttcaaaaaaaaaagtatggtTACGCGAACCATCAACTGAGGCATACAATTGTTCGTGCATACAGCAATTTGGGTTGTAATTAGACCTAATTATCTAGACGAactatttctaaaaggttttgtGCATGCAGATAAGAATAAAGGAGGGTGACGTGACACATGCATGCAGatttcaaaattaaaaaggCATAAGCATTAAACCGGACATgcttcaaaattaaatttggattatatcattattttttttatgctGCAGGAGCACGAACCACAAAGCACATGCAAAATAACATATAGAGGAAATAAGAAAAGGAGCACAGATCACATGCACCCTAGTCCCTAGCGCATGGGCTTGCGTCTGCCGTCTGGAGCGAGAAATAGAAACGGCCCAGTTAGAAAATTCAACGGACCACGTACCACTTCAGATAATGGAATCATAATTTGCAGCACGCTGCACGCGTGATGTATAGTCGGGAGGGACGGGCAGGACCGTCTGGTCGTCATCGCCAGCAAGCAGCACGGCACCAATCGCGGCTGCTGCGCTAGTGCGGCAGCCTGGAGCCGTCGCTGTCCGGATGGACGACAACGACGACGTCCTGGGGACGGCACTGGCGGCCCGCTGGGGCAGTAGCCCACAGCCCTCTATCGTTTGTCCGACGAGTAGTCGAGTAGTGATGGCTGATGACACCCAGGCAACAGTGAACGCCCAACTAACGATCAAAGAATCACCCTTTTCCCAACCGGTTTATCAGCGAGAATCTCTCTGGCCTCCTAAAAAGATTTCTGACCTTTGTGAAGGAACGTTTTCCAAGCGGCCGTACGtgctcggcggcgtcggcgcatGGCGGCCGTCAGTTGATCCCTCGCGCCGGGGCCGGGCGGCCAGCAGCGACGGTCCATCATCATCTCGCCACGTCTGGCCCGGCCAGCGGCCGCGACGTCGCTGCTAAAGGCTCTGCTGCCGGCCGCTAACAACTGGTTCTAATTTCACTATGTTTGGCAGCTCCACCAGCCTCACTGTTGAAGAAACGCTTATCggtaccagcacgttagtgccggtcacatgggagccggcactaacgtgtatCTACAGTACACCACAGtcactttagtaccggctattctctacagccggcactaaagtgtcACCCCCAACGGTCAGCAGCCTGCGCCCTAACGGTCAGAGccaatttagtgccggctggagcctccagccggcactaacttggcacggtgcaggttagtgccggctgaagggtccagccggcactaactgtcTACAGTTTGTGCCGGCTGAATTCACTGGCCGGCACTAAGTTGCCCCGTATATACTGACCCCTCctttcttccccagcccgacccaTCCATTTGGCCGAGCTTCTCCTCTCAAccatggcgtgttagaggggaggtgctgcccattttctccaaaatttatGAGGATTTCGTCCATCCAAGTGCATTAAAGGTTAgcagcttcttccactcttctttcacagtgtttattcttttgtttcatgctttctaggtaaagaaaatagtgattttaaggttgaggaacaatgagcataatttttcaatttgttcattaatttgaacaaaatagaattgatttattgtgttttagagaaggattactatatagtttgagtatgacacatttagatttttttttgaattatttcatggggacatgtctatatgttattatgcaaaattttaaggatgagggaaaatgaacatgatttatcaatttattcattaatttgagcaaggtagaattatttgttgttttttagAGAAAGTtaactatatagtttgactatcacatatttagaatgattttttcgaattatttcatggtgacatgtgtatatgttattgtgtcaatttattttgctatttactttaggtttactagataggtggcctatgacacatttacaatTTGTTTTCGAAATACTTCATAGTAACTTGTTTTGATATATGTAGAattgatttttatttttatacggtaattaattacagatggaccggcaatggatgcacggcagccggagcacctcggcgtggattcagggtttagattcttttctcaaagcggcaatggcaaataggtcgccaaagggtttaatgtgttgtccatgcagtatttgcgaaaataaaaaggaattccggaaaagagatactctatggaatcacctggccttgaatggattcatgagtaactataccctttggaccaagcacggcgaagttggagttatgatggaagataatgaagaaaatggcgatgatgataacaaccttccagattgggcatgggttcatgaagcaggtggctttcaagatgaaccaattgacgagggtgaagcaaatgttgcacaagaggagccacctgacgagctaggtcaggcgttgcttgatgcacagaaagacagtgaaactgtgaaggaggcattaaagttcgagaagatgttggaggatcacaaaaggccgttgttccctagttgcaaaccggagcagaagaagttgggtaccacgctagaaatgctgaaatggaaggcaactaatggtgtcaccgataagggatttggtgagctattaaagattgtaaagaacatgcttcctgagggtaatgaactgccgttaacaacatacgaagctaaaaagatggtttgccctcttggattggacgtgcagaagattcacgcatgtcctaacgactgcatcctgtatcgcggcgaatacgagaacttggaagcttgtcctgtttgtagcgcattgcggtataagatcaggcgagatgatccaggtgatgttgatgggcagccggtaaagaagagagttcccgcaaagttggtgtggtacttccctataataccacgtctgaagcgctttttcaaaaacaaggataactcTAAGTTGatacggtggcacaaagaagaccgtaaggaggatcacatgatcagacacccagcagatgggtcccagtggagaaaccttaaccgagagtatcctcaatttgacaacgacccaaggaatataagatttgctctaagtgcggatggaatgaatccgtacggtgagtttggcagcgctcatagtacatggcccgtgaccctatgtatgttcaaccttcctccttggttgtgcctgaagcgtaagttcatcatgatgccggtgcttatagaagggccaaaagaacctggcaacgatattgatgtgttcctgcaacccttgatggatgatctcttactgctttggaaagaagaaggtgtacatgtgtgggatgagtataaacaggagtctttcaacctccgagctttgctttttgtatgcatcaatgattggcctgcacttgcaaaactttcgggacagtcgaacatgggatacatggcctgcacccactgttatgatgagaccgatagcatttatttgaaacactgtaagaagtgcgtatacatgggccatcgccgattctttcctaccgatcaccccctaagaaccgaagggaagcatttcaaaggagaacccgaaactcgtcctaagcctctgttccgtaacggaaagcgtgtgttctcgatgatcaagaatgtgaaggtagtatttggaaagggtcccggtagccaacctgttcccaaggatgaccagggacatgttccaatgtggaagaagaagtctatattgtggaacctaccttattggcaagtcttacaAGTTCgcaatgcaattgatgtgatgcatctgtcgaagaatctttgcgtgaacctactaggctttctgggagtgtatggtaagtcaaaagacacattggaagcaaggcgcgacatgcagcagctagctgggcgacaaggcttgcaacctgagaagagagacaaaggaggccactatttaaaacctgccagctataatctgagcaaagaggagaaggaaagtatattcgattgcttgaacagtatcaaggtcccgtctgggtactcctcaaatatacagggcataataaatgtgaaagaaaagaaaatccaaaacttgaagtcccatgactgccacgtcctgatgacacaattacttccggttatactgaggggtgttctaccAGAAAATGTGAGATTAGCAGTTGTAAAActttgtgcgttcatgaatgaaatttcgcagaaaGCAATTAAcccaaataatctaataaagctgcagaaagatattgtcgaatgtcttgtcagcttcgagatggtcttcccaccttccttcttcaacattatgacacaccttctagttcatattgtgacagaaataactatcctgggtcctgtttttctacacaatatgttccctttcgagaggttcatggcagtattgaagaagtacgtgcgTAAATGTTCTCGTCCAAaaggatgcattgctaagggctatggaacagaggaggtcattgagttttgcgttaactatcttcctgatctcaatccgattgggctccccgtgtcacaccatgaggggcgactaaagggaaaaggcacactaggaaagaaatgtaatgtgaacatctcttgtagtgaattcagccaagcgaacttcacggttcttcagaattcatccaaggtggctccatatattgacgagcacatgaatattatacggtccgaaaatccacagaagaatcttgcttggattacacgccaacatataaaaaattttgacggctggttcagacgaaaattattgggcaacaacacagttgatcaggaacttcaatggctggctaggggaccatcaatcaccgtccagcaataccaaggttacgaaatcaatgggtatacattttacacgagagctcaagacaaaaaaagcaccaaccaaaacagtggtgtccgtatgtgtatagtaaacagtaatggagaaaagaacaactactatggtgtcatagaggagatatgtgaacttgaatatggacccatagttgtccctctgtttcgttgcgaatgggtggctggaggaAGCGTAACGAAGGACCGATATGGGATGACCACAGTCGattttaaaaagattggatataaagatgaaccattcgttctagccaaAGATGTTACACAAGTATTCTATGTCaaggacatgtcgagcaaaccgaagaagaagtcggataagacacctgaagcagacaaggctggaaatgagccgaaacggcacatagttcttccaggaaaaagaaaagttgttggagttgatgatatttcggacaattcggaagattatgaccagattgatgaccttcctccattctcagttgacattgaccctagcatcctcttatccaaagaggacacacCTTATTTACGCCGTGATCACGCTCAAGGCACTTTCGTCAAAAAGAAGATTATCAATGTACCAGTAGATAATGATAATGAGTAGTAGTTTTATATAAGTTATATATTAATTGAATTCTCTGAATcagtgatgtaatgtaacgcaccgcatcgtatttatctcaattctcgatactattTGTCCAATTATGACACAATATCATGTTcatataatattatatttttgcatggtagaaatattttttacgctacctaattttgcattactagaaaaattgaaacattaaattacaaacaaataatcaagtaatatGCGAATTGATTAAATCATTGTATAGGGTACTATTGAAAAgctttttgaatatttttgcatggatcaaaatgaaaTTTTTTCGATTTATTACGAATTAAAGAAACATATTCACATATAAACCTATaagctacacataattgataatggtTGCATATTCGTTAAATTACTTCGATTACTATTATTAGTGTGTAGATATAATTAACAAtatgctaaaaaaattaaagatatcaatttttgttatattattgtaattattaagcctattatgaataggtttttgttatattattgtaaatattaaaaaattagGGTAAAATGGAATCGGCGCAGGCAATTTTGGTTTGGCGGCAGATTGGaacatgttagtgccggctggtaaatctagccggcactaacttcagcacgttagtgccggctgatatttccagccggcactaaactaCACCATCTGACGTCACGGGgtcaggttagtgccggctggaaatgtcagccggcactaacgtgctgctCTGCCCCCAAAACAGAGGTCCGCCACCCACACTTAGTTATTTCTTCAGATCGAcgtggagcgccgccgccgccctcggctcgtcctcgccgccgccccggccgcttCCCCGACCTCGCGTGCCGTCGTCCttgcgcgcctgcgccgccccggCACCTCATCCCCGGCGGCCTCCCCGACCCGACgcctgcccccgccgccccggCTCCGCGAGGTCGTCCTCGCGCCCCCCCTCCGCGCCGGCACCCCGGCCTCGTCGCCACCGTGCCCGGCAGCCCAGCTGCCCCCGTGCCGCCGCgcacctcgtcgtcgtccaggCCCTGCGGCTACGCGCCTCCTCGACCTCGTCCAGTCCGCGCTGCTGCCCCTCCTCGTCCCCATCGACGTCCCGGCCAAGGTCCCCTCCTCATCTGAATAATAGTCCGATCCTAAATTCTGATCCTTTCGATCCCAAAGCACTGAACAATTAACGCTAACACAAGTTAAATTTTTGCCCTGGTACTGATCCTTTCTTCTTACCGGGTTTGTGGTTGGGGAGCATAACTATTGTGTCCACTAAATATTTAGGGAAAATAGTCAATTCACATATTTATACTTGCATGATCACACGTGTAGTTTTAACTGAAACTTGTGTGAAATTAAATCCATATGTTCAATTTAGCATCTTCTAGCAGAGGTATGCAGAGCTGTACTTCTCTCTTTCCAATAGTTCAAAGTATCTACCTTACTGCTGTGTACCGGAATGCTGTCTTTGTTATTGAAGTACACTCACTGATTGTGGAAACTATGGTGCATATCAGCTCACTCAGACTTCAACCTGGGAATGGTTCGGTCCAAAACCAGTTTGCAAACATATTGTCAACAATTGCTAAATGTATGAGCATAAGCTGATATTTTCTTAGCACAATGTCATGATGACGCCTACTCATTGATTTGTGTAGAGAAACTTCTTTAGCAGCGGTGCTTGCAAGTCATAGCAGTATGGAAATTTGTTGGTGTGGTGCCCATCAATTGGCACAGGGAGACCACATTACCAATGTTTTAGGCAGCCATGGGCTTTGATTAGAGGTTCTGTGTTTATGTAGTACTCTATAGTAGCTCCTTGACAATATCTTGCAAGTGTTGCTGAGAAACTATGGTCAGTGTTTTACTGAAGGACTGAGAAATgttttagatgattttttttctggtCAGCAAACAATATCTTGCACATAAGCCACACTATAACATTAAAGAATGGTAGTTTAATTGTGCAGGAGGCCTTGTGATATTTTTTTCTCCGAAATTACAGACTCTGTCATTTTAGTTTATGGCTTATAGCTATGTGCAAAATAATATTTATCACAGGTATCAAAGAGTACTAGTACTAGTTGAGTCCGACCAATCGACAAACGTGGCCTGGCTGCTATATATGCTCCACGCTAGCACTGGCTTGCAGGCACTAGTTATTCAAAATCACCTAAACTATTATTAGTTGATTACATGGTGTGCGACGTCTGTCGAAAAAAACATACCTATTTCTAGTTGTTATTTTAATTTAAACTTGAAATGAAGCTCAGATCTGTTGGTAGCTTTGTACGGTATGGAATAAGATGCTTTCACATTTGCAAACCTAAAGGACAAAAAAAACAAGAGGAAAAATTCATGACCTGAACCTTGAAAATTAAGATGTGCAAATATACAAATACTGCTTGACTGAATTGAATCTAACTATCTGAGTGTTTTCTCTCTTATCTCTTCTATAATACAACACGACTATTCATTATATTATTTACTTGCTTTATGCTTAGTTTACTAAAATAGGAATCAAAAGGAAGAAACAGGATAACCTTTGATTCATTATATTATTTACTTgctgtttttttattgtttcagtTACTGGAAATGGATCCTACGGACAACCAAGACGAGTTAATGCACGACCTCATTCGTGATAGTACTGCGTACGAagctccagagtttgatgaggacgagaacgatggcagccaatttttaaacttgcattatcatggcgacgaggagcaagatattagtggggaggaagaaggaaatgtcgaggaagccgaggtataaaagtttagtgattctttcaggcatcaggataaatgttttgtcaatatatatgttaggagcaagatattatttgtgacacatgcggcccagctgcgaactatttgtgttatgttgctagctttgttgatgatttcagtccttgtgtaaggagtcgtgctccagctaaaaattcttatgaatgtttcagtcaataagttacctaatatcatgataattttcgatctggaacccttgcttgcgggttatgaaggttacgcatacctgccgcgacgtccactagttgctagcaacccgcttgataaatttgcgattctttcaggcatcaggatcgacgaagcctaaacggaaacgtggctccaagaggaagatggtaggatgtacgaccatcacggagatcaacgaagcaaccggcgagccactagcccctggtcaaattaagacgacatttgtaaatcaattgggatatcttgttagggaatccgtccccataaagtataagctttggaagagaaataaagtctctgatcgacctgaagatatcgtgccagattcagagaaagatttattatggaaagaggtgtcgttgcacttcaactttcccccaggcaaagctgacaaaataaagggatgggcatttaagaagatggcaattcagttcgcctcgttcaagaaaaaattggtggcaaactttgtcaacaagggcctcacaccagattttgataaagtctggaagaagcaacgagagtggtggaatgaattcgtgaattacaagcacaatgctgacagcatggcagcctcgattcaaggcaaaatgaatgctagcaaaaagaaaaacttccatagacttgggcccggaggttataaggttgccattccgaaatgggaaaagatggaaaatgatttaattgtaaaaggaatcgtatcgcaaaccttgagttggcccaaacgagcaaggtattacttctatgctcatggaggcacactagaccccgacactggaatgtttgtgactagcgacgtactaagagaggctgcccaaagactcgaggacgcaatgaggcgtaccgaagaaggaaccttccagcccaatagagagaatgacgagctgacttacgctcttgggaatgcggaacacactggacggacccgaggcgtgggcgtagttccatggaaatatggcttttccggagatctcgaaacctaccgaagccgatgcagaagcaaggcagtagtggcTGAGAAGATCCATAGCCTAGAAaaccggataatgtcacttgaggcagcagttgggcaacgctcggaccaaccagctgccaatgtggagatcagccccccttctcagcgtcgtagcagtgttgcttccacggagcaccctaatttgggtgccgacaggccgagggaccccattgacaacatcaccgttaggacccaatgtgagcttctggttctttatgggaaaaagctcaaagtttgtgctgagggttatgcggaagtccaaaaagagggcgggacaatacattgccagccgattcctgaaggattcgccagagtctttgttgaccgaattactgaagaacgctgggaagacatggacctcccgatccctataagttctgaagaaacagaactacaacatgccgtacacacatggatcgcgtggccaaagTGCGAtataagattggtgcaagcagacacagattccgctcggtgctcaaggcaaagatcaccaacgccagctgacaggaatcctagtgttggcccaccttctccaccgcctgcacgggaccccagcatggatccgccatcatcagccgcacaaagcgagccaattccggcatcatcaccagccgcacaacagaatcagagtcagcgacagaaggcttacacggtaccttcggtccagccatctcaaaagcagcaaagaaagaagaaaaagaaggctccagaagaggaagaggcagaagaatcgtttcaaaccttcttgttgaagcgcaagctactgagggaggctgcgaacaagaagccagaaatagatccggttgcaaaggcacactttgttaaacacttcattaaagatcccaccaaggagaaagaaagagagtcggattatgatcggcagatcagaaagtgctacagcaaccccaagaatcggctgattaatgcaaagaccgttccccagctcggagagcagtccaaacaatcgatccctccgttgatagtgccACATGAAGActgtcccgatgaatcaagagatccgttgactatggctgggatgatattgcaaactgatctaacaagggctcaattgcttggggaggccctacagaatgcccgcggcaggaaaaagtttgtacttggtgaacctttgatatggccagagttgctaccattcctaccaacgagaatggccgagtcacacaaatggtatgccgtgcaatctaaagctagtaaattagagatgttcccggctcggattaaagatgagcatttctggcggggggcagatgatgtatatatcgagtttgcatcactctacgatttataccatcaagatgcccttcacaagtccctcgtcagtgtatggtgcatgtaagtattgtctctcgtttcattattttagccttgtgtgttgactgatccccgtttttcttgtgtcccgtaggtcaaaaattcaaatttgccgaaagaagaacttccataacgtcgggttcttcgaccccgatattatacacgagaaatcgCTAGCGCTAAATCCTGGagacatagtcaatgttatatacagggggttgcgtaagaatagcatgtgtcccttcattctcttgccatacaaccatcagtgagtcgttctttgttagccttttttttcaatcccttcgtattaataatactgtttaataactattataatcaacattaattggttatgcgtatgtatatgcacagctttcattggatattgctttgtattcggattgaggagcacaaggtcttggtgtatgactcgttaaggcaagataaatcaaagtaccaagatatcatcgaggtgataaatactgcatggagtcgttacctccacaaacacataggcttgcccataggtgaaatcgaacctcttcattgggtgactgattttccggtatgaatatactctcgctactaatgtcattcgcaataaacatcagagaaattctatatcgtaacttacatttgtccatagtgttggagacagggccaaggaaac
This genomic interval carries:
- the LOC120672005 gene encoding uncharacterized protein LOC120672005, with the protein product MVPGEGEREEWEAAVRAEVGAAGWWDDPDSADLRARFKAFTGQRRDWPHPTLLFWKDLLLRVARRLRRCSAPAHLVTNAWFARPGGLTPLCLPQVLEEMRADGDILLKSELIDPSTGSLYQLVRRVSQMAISSRRPVSQEDILVFKSLVEERAADIARQLSDSHWTSACVVTISRFNSFFCDQEDAHAALCILTQSGKARYLVARKQDPIEGVKFALNSAQVPAVSKFDHDTLHLVWTEERLQQQLDVLHRRCEISRRRALASFKSGDKQGAYHYVRQSKVFSQSRNRCTQLLERVEEVISLIASAESTKKVYEAIEIGIQAMKENNVSIEEVNVHLKEVDELVAAQREVDAALESVPLHSIDDEGDIEEEFRKLEAELQDEIPHIQVQEPMPHPNEESPDEVVESLSNNLSSIKLEAI